Proteins from a genomic interval of uncultured Desulfuromusa sp.:
- a CDS encoding FAD-dependent oxidoreductase: protein MNSANQDKKKIAVVGSGVAGIVSAYLLQEKYQITLFEQNDYLGGHTNTVEITAGSDAGLAIDTGFIVLNDATYPLFQKFLARLDVPTRVSEMSFGFQCLQSGLVYAGNDLNGLFAQRKNLLNPIFYRFLCEIFRFNHTASRDLDAGSVAAITLGEYLQQGEFSPYMIENYLLPMAAAIWSTPTLRAADFPAEAFLRFFKNHGLLDIRNRPQWKTVVGGSFAYIKAFKRDFTGKYHLNSGVEKVFRETDTVRLQFADGRNERFDHVVIATHADQALRLLGDPSAEEQSLLSPWEYQLNHTVLHTDTSLLPQQKSAWSAWNFTREIAEETDQQPVFVSYYMNRLQGLQAHQDYCVTLNRRESFRPETVIAEFDYHHPQYSFASLATQTELPTLNGVNNSWFCGSYFGYGFHEDAVRSAVAVAEDLGVQL, encoded by the coding sequence TGAATAGTGCCAATCAGGATAAAAAGAAAATCGCGGTTGTCGGAAGTGGAGTCGCTGGCATTGTCAGTGCTTATTTGCTGCAGGAAAAGTATCAGATCACCTTGTTTGAACAGAACGATTATCTTGGTGGCCATACCAACACCGTAGAAATAACCGCAGGTTCGGATGCCGGATTAGCCATTGACACTGGCTTTATTGTCTTAAACGACGCCACCTATCCACTGTTCCAGAAATTTCTTGCTCGCCTCGACGTTCCGACTCGCGTTTCTGAAATGTCCTTCGGTTTTCAGTGTCTGCAATCTGGACTGGTATATGCGGGGAATGACCTGAATGGCCTGTTTGCCCAGAGGAAAAACCTGCTTAACCCGATTTTTTATCGGTTCTTATGTGAAATTTTCCGCTTCAACCATACTGCCAGCAGAGACCTTGACGCCGGCTCTGTTGCAGCCATCACCCTTGGTGAGTATCTGCAACAGGGGGAATTTTCACCCTACATGATCGAAAACTACCTGCTCCCGATGGCCGCAGCGATCTGGTCGACTCCAACATTGCGCGCAGCAGATTTCCCGGCTGAAGCGTTCCTGCGGTTCTTCAAAAACCACGGACTTTTAGACATTCGCAACCGGCCACAATGGAAGACGGTTGTTGGCGGGAGCTTTGCTTACATTAAGGCATTTAAGCGTGATTTTACTGGCAAATACCATTTAAATTCCGGGGTAGAAAAAGTATTCCGCGAGACCGATACTGTCCGTCTCCAGTTTGCCGATGGACGCAATGAGCGGTTCGATCACGTTGTCATCGCCACCCATGCGGATCAAGCACTGCGCCTGCTTGGAGATCCGAGCGCGGAGGAACAAAGCTTGCTTTCGCCTTGGGAATACCAGCTCAATCATACAGTTCTGCATACAGATACTTCTTTGCTACCACAGCAAAAATCGGCCTGGTCGGCCTGGAACTTTACCCGGGAAATTGCGGAAGAAACCGACCAGCAGCCGGTCTTTGTCAGTTATTATATGAATCGACTGCAGGGATTGCAGGCGCATCAAGACTACTGCGTCACCCTCAATCGTCGCGAAAGCTTTCGACCAGAAACGGTCATCGCCGAGTTTGACTACCATCACCCCCAGTATAGCTTTGCTTCTTTAGCAACACAGACAGAGTTGCCAACCCTGAATGGGGTCAACAACAGCTGGTTCTGTGGCAGTTACTTTGGTTACGGATTCCATGAGGATGCCGTCCGTTCTGCAGTGGCTGTCGCAGAAGATTTAGGAGTCCAGTTATGA